The DNA region GGCCCCGGGGAGAGGGCTTGGATGGAGGGGGCTGGGACGGGGGTTTGGATggagggagctgggggcggggtcCGGGGGAGGGGGTATGGATGGAAGGGCTGGTGGGGGTGGCTGAGAAAGGGCTTGGATGGAGGGGGTCGCTGGAGGAATAAGGAGGAAGGGGGCGATCCACGGTCAGACTCATTTTTCAAAACCCTGTTCCCATGGCCTCTCCGTTATGGAGCCTTCCCGCCCCCTTGGCGGAGCCCTTGCTACCGGCTGGGCTTCCTCTGCCTGgtgttcctctctctgtcccGGCTCTGACCACACAGGAGCTGGGAGGTCCTGTACCTGTGTCTGCCTCCCCCACTGAATGGGAGGAACCTCCTTGGAGAAAGCCTGGTCTTTCCCCTCAGACTGGGAGCTCCCTGAGCAGGGCTCTGTCTTCTCCATCAGACAGTAAACTCACAATGTGCCAGCATCTCTCTCCCCCATCAGCTTGGGAGCTCTGGGAGGGCAGACATGTGAATCTGCTGTCAGGTCGGCGGCTACCTGGGCAGACTGTATCCCTGTGGATAGGGAGAGCGCCTTCTCCATTAGGCTGGGAACTCTGTGAGGGCAGCGTTGTGTCTCCTCCTTTTGACGAGGTCCTGGGCCAGGGACAGTCTCCGCCTTCAGCCTGGTCGTTCCCTGGGTTGGGCTGTGGCTCCACCCGTAGCTTGGGAGCTCCCTGAACAGGGATTGTGTCTCCCCTGTCAGCCTGGGCCTCACCGACAAGGCTGTTCCACCAGACTGGGATCCCCTTGAGGAGTGGGCTGTCTCCCCCATATGCTAGGGAGCTCCCCAGATAGGTCTCTTTCCCATCAGCCTGTACTCTCTTGAGGGCAAGGCCAAGTATCTCACTCAGACTGggctgtaggactcagggtgctCTGATCCCCTACTACCCAGCTTGTGCCTGCCTGTCCCCCCAACAAATCCTTCCTTGAAGTTTTTGGGATGAAGGGGTAAGTTAGAAGGCAACTAGGTTAATTGAGAAGGGGGGATTGGGCTGGAATTGGAAGGTCACTGATCAGCCCCACCCTTCTGCTTCAGCGGGTCTCCAGCTGAGGCCAGGGCCATCCCAGAGGTTCTGAGCACCCTGTGTGTAGGCTAGTGGGTCAGGGACAGGTGAGTTCTGTTGGTCAAGCCTCCTTAGTGGTTGCGGACACCCACAGCTCAGTGCACCATGAAGCAGCCCTCAGAAAGGCAGCCAGTGGCCCAGTGTGGCCAGGGATGAATGGGGAaccttcctgggggtggggggtgatgcCAGTGCTGGTCCTTAGAACCTTGATGCTTGGGCCAGAGGGGCTCTGAGGCTGAAGAGTTgtggggctgggagagtggcttgGGTCCCTGGTGGAAGGGGAGGCTCAGGTGAGGCCCAGCTGATCCATCTTTCCCAGCTATTTCCACCTTCCAGAGCTTGGACTACTCTTGACCGTCATGGTTGTCAGAAAGTGGGCCTGTGTGTCTGGACCAGACCCTGGGGGTGCTACTTTGCTTTAGGTGAGGGGCCTGGGGGTGATGGTGCTCAAGAGCCAgggcctccccttccccagatCAGTGGGCAGCTCTCCCCTCGCCTCTTCCGGAAGCTGCCGCCCAGGGTCTGCGTCTCCCTCAAGAACATTGTGGACGAGGACTTTCTCTACGCAGGGTGAGGCTGCgtgaggctgggctggggcaggggaggcggCTGGGTGGGGCGGCAGGCTGGTCCTGAGCTGGCcgttctgcccctgcccccacagaCACATCTTCCTGGGCTTTTCCAAGTGCGGTCGTTACGTTCTTTCATACACCAGCAGCAGCGGGGACGATGACTTCTCCTTCTACATCTACCATCTGTACTGGTGGGAGTTCAACGTCCACAGCAAGCTCAAGCTGGtagggccaggcccagggctgggctgtcCCTTCCAGCAGTGGGACCAGCAGATCACAGCAgccccctgagcctcagcttccttgtctgtaaagtggAGAAATTCTACCCCAGGGGTCGTTGGCAGTATTCTGAGTGTTAGGTCAAACCACGTGCAGGTGCCGTTTTTATAGTTGAAAGTGAGTAGATAGAGGCACTTCCGTGTGGTTTGACTTAGCATACATAGCCTGTAAGAAGGACACGGCAGGCTCAGGCCAGGTGGGACCCGGTAGCTTTGCTAGCCCGTTTGCTTAACCCTGACTTTGACTCCTTGAACCCCCGCCCCTTTCCAGCAGGTGAGTGCTGTTACCCCAGTTTACACATGAGCTTGGAGAGGTGGTTTCAGGGTAGATTGGGCGTTGAACTGATGTGTCTGGCAGAGTCCCCTTTCTTGGGGCAGGGCTGTCATCAGCTTCCTCCTGTGCCCGGCTGGCCTCCCTGTTTCCCCTCCTTGTAAGGGGAGCCTCTCCAGCCTGTCCTCAGGAAGGCAGAGGGGTATGGTGTAGGAGCTGCTTGGGACTCCCTGGCTcgagccaccccccccccccaaagggtACTCCTGCCAGCTCAGCCCCAGCTCCGATTCCAGCCCAGCAGGGTGTAGCCTCGGGTCCCCTGTGCCCCCTACCCTGCCCGCTCTGACCCCATACCGACCCTGAACGTGGCTGCTCAGGTCCGGCAGGTGCGGCTCTTCCAGGACGAGGAGATCTACAGCGACCTGTACCTGACCGTGTGCGAATGGCCCAGCGATGCCTCCAAGGTCATCGTCTTCGGCTTCAAGTAAGACTCGGGGACACGGAAGGCCCAGGGACCTGGGGAGGGCGGTGCGTGGGCCAGGTGGCTGAAGGCCTCCCGGCCCCCAGCACCCGCTCGGCCAATGGGATGCTCATGAACATGATGATGATGAGTGACGAGAACCACCGGGACATCTACATCAGCACTGTGGCGGTGCCGCCGCCGGGCCGCTGCGCCGCCTGCCGGGAAGCCAGCCGGGCCCATCCAGGTGAGCGGCCGGGGGCCTCGGGGTGCCGGCTGCTTCCGCGCCCCGAGGCCACGAGTGAGCCCGCGGGTCGTGTGTTGCTGCAGGCGACCCGAGCGCGCAGTGCCTGCGGCACGGCTTCATGCTGCACACCAAGTACCAGGTGGtctaccccttccccaccttccagCCCGCCTTCCAGCTCAAGAAGGACCAGGTGGTGCTGCTGAACACCAGCTACTCCCTGGTGGCCTGTGCCGTCTCCGTCCACGCGGCAGGTAGGCACCCGGGGCCGACGACGGGCCCGGCACCCGCTGGAAGTCTCCGAGCCCCTGGTCTCCTGACCCCGAACAAGGTCTGGAGAGGTGAAGTCCctcgtccaaggtcacacagccggaAAGCGGGAATACGGAATCCACAGCTAGCCATGCTccaccccagtgctgtcctctaGAACTTTCCACGGGGCTGGGGTGGCCTGTATCTGCCGGGTCTGCTACAGCTGCCCGCAGTAGCCACTTGAAAGTGGCTTGTGTGATCAAGgaactgcatttttaatttcagttaattttagTTGAGTtcaaatagccacatgtggccacgGCTACCATGCTGGACGGTGCAGTGCtctttccaaaaatttaaaaatttcagggaGTGGTTAGGGGACAGATGGCTGTCATATGTCTTTGGGAATAGGAAAAATGCCAATGAAGATCACAAGGTGATGTCCCTTGACAGAGTGGCCAAAGTTAAGAAGCTGGATAATGCTACGGACTGGCGGTGATGTGGAGCTCTGGGGCCTCCCTGCACTCTCAGGGCCGTATGGCAGCACTGTGACCACAGTCCTGTGCCTGGGCATGTCCTAGGCTTTGGGGGGTGCCTGCTCTCCATCCCTGGGGATCAGGGAGGTAGGACAAGGCAGGTATTCTCTTGGATCAGCAGTCCCAGTGGGCGCCCCAGTGAGCATGTCTGTGGATCATGCCTTAAAGACATACTAGAATGCAAAGGAAACGAAAGAAGATTTATAACCAGATAATGATACCACTCacatataaattacaaatatGTTCTGATTTTGCAAGAACCCAgtcaaataaaaagacaaccactAACTACATTAAAATGGTTGCCCCTCggagagggaggggagtgggtaTGAAAAGAGGATTAAATGTATATAACTGAGCCCACACATCAGCAAGGGCCAGGATGCCTTGTCCCCAGGCCCATCTAGGGCCCTCCTGGCCCTGGCCGCCTGTGCCACTGTGGGCAAGGCCTTGCCCTTCGTCAGGTTGTGAGCCCCCAACAAGCCAGGCCTAGCTGAGCCCCATATCCCCTGGACTTGTGGTCCCTGTAGGAAGGGCCACGTGGGACAGGACTCAGCTGTGTGCATtcgggggtgaggggggcagtgTCTACCACATCACCATTTACACAGAGGGGGAGTGAGTTGTGACCTGGCTGGTTTCCATGCTGGTGGACAGGAGTGCATTGGTTCGCATTGTATGgcggtgtgaccttggacaactttctctctgagcctcagcccctAGTCTCTGAACTGGGAGGACACAGCCCCCCACAGGGTTGATTGTGGGGGAGTCCTATGGAGGTGGTGCAGgcagagcccagggcccagctccCGGCACTGCTCGTTGAGTGCGTGGGGCTGTCCAGGCTGAGTCCACATCCCTCGGAGGGAGAGCCGGTCCTTAGTCAGACAGATGGAGGCTTGGGATTTGGCTGTTCTGTGCCCAAGGCAGTCACCTCCCATTGGAGAGGATGGATGGCTGTGTAGTAGACTCAGACTTCGGTGGTTTTTAGCTTTTGTCACTGTCAGCCCCCCAGGGGCAGAGATTTCCGTCTTGTTCACTGGAGTCCTCAGGGTGTGGCATTTGGTAGATGCTCAGAGTTGAAGTCTAAATGAAAGTGTTGTTTATGTGCGAGCATACGTGTGTATAAGGTCTTTCTCCCTTCTGAGTGTTTCTGACTGATATCTAACATAGGTAAGGCTTCTAGAAGGGTCTTCTCCAGGTGGATTTCTAAGAACCACCCCCAGGGCGGTGGGGGAGGTTGGTAGTGTCCTAAGCTTGAACTTGTCTGTGGaccactccccacctccctctctgtttttattccaGGCGAGAGCAGCTTCTGCCAAATCCTGTATGACCacaccacctcccctccggccccccccagcccccctgggccccagagccccgaggtgccccctgccctccccagcccctgccccgaAGCGGCTCCCGCCCGGCCCCCTGGGGCCCCCGAGCCCTCGCCCGCCATCGCCAAAGCCAAGGAGTTTGTGGCCGACATCTTCCGCAGGGCCAGAGAGGCCAAGGGGGGTACCTTGGAGGAGGCCCGGCCGCCCCCCTGCCCGGGGCCCTCGGGCAGCCGCTGCCGTCTGCCCTCAGGGCCCCTGGCCCCAGGCGGGGAGGTGGTACCCCGAGATAGCCCCCCTGCGGCGGAGGCGCCAGCCCCGGAGCCCGGCTACGTCAACTACACCAAGCTGTATTATGTGCTGGGGTCCAGCGAAGGGACAGAACCGGAGGATGGTGAGCCGGGGACCCACCCAGCGGGCAAGGCCCTAAGCATGGGAGGCCAGCCAGGGGAGCCACTAGGCCCCCCCACCACCCCTACCCTCACTTCCTGTCCCCTCAGAGTTTGAGGATGACAAGATCTCCTTGCCCTTCGTGGTGACCGATCTCCGTGGGCGCAACCTGCGGCCCATGCGGGAGCGGGCTGCCGTCCAGGTTGGTGCCAGTTGTGGGGGGGCAGGCCTAGGGGCAGCCCCCCGGGAGCCTGCTGGGGTGGCAGTTGAAGCAGCCCTCCCCCTCCACGCACCGCCCACAGGGTCAGTACCTGACGGTGGAGCAGCTCACACTGGACTTTGAATACGTCATCAACGAGGTCATCCGCCATGACGCCACCTGGGCCCACCAGTTTTGTTCCTTCAGTGACTATGACATTGTCATCCTGGAGGTGGGCCcggggaggggacagggtgggCCCAGGGCCTCTCTGTTCTGGGCGTCACCTCAACAGCTGTCCCTGGCGTCCCCGCCCCCAGGTCTGCCCGGAAACCAATCAAGTCCTCATCAACATTGGCCTGCTGCTGCTGGCATTCCCGTCCCCCACTGAGGAGGGCCAGCTCCGGTGAGCGAGTGGGAGGAGAGGTGCCGCCCATCTCTGCACCGCGGGAGGCCACACTTATTCTTCTGTGGGGTGGGCGATGGGGATGGGAGACGACTTCCCCCGTCCCCAGAACCTGGACTGGGCACTCCGTTGCTGCTCCAAAGACAGAAGACCGTCTGGGTCGCCCGGGACCCATCCCTTTctcctttgccccccaccccactgcagaCCAAAGACCTATCACACCAGCCTCAAGGTGGCATGGGACCTCAACACCGGCATCTTCGTGACAGTCAGTGTAGGCGACCTCACCGAGGTCAAGGGGCAGACCAGGTGAGGCGGGGCCGGGGCCCGGGCCGGGCTGGGGCCGAGGGTGGGTGGCCCGGGTGACGAGAGCCCTCACCCCCTCGTCCTCAGCGGCAGTGTCTGGAGCTCATACCGCAAGAGCTGCGTGGACATGGTCATGAAGTGGCTGGTGCCCGAGAGCAGCGGCCGCTACGTCAACAGGATGACCAACGAGGCGCTGCACAAAGGTGGGCCCCATGACTCGATGAGGGTCGGGACCGAGGTCCTTATCTGGTGTGGCGCCAGGCCTAGAGCAGGTGCGGATTCCTCTGTCTGCCTGAATGGAGTCCTCTGGCCATGCTGGCGGACACCACGGAACCGGAGCGAGGGGAGGGCAGGCTTGGAGACAACCTGGCGGGTGTGGCACCTGGGGACCCTCAGCCGGTCTGTTCTTCAGCAGCCCTCTACTGGGTGGCTGCCGGGGGAGGCCTGCAGGATAACTCAGCGGGGTCACTGCCTTCCGGAACCTTGTGGCCCAAATCCAgtcaggggaagaggcaggcccCTCCCTTCAGTCTGGGCCTGCGGAGATTCCACGGCTCCCTTCTGACCCTTCCCCGCAGGGTGCTCACTGAAGGTTCTGGCAGACAGTGAGCGATACACATGGATTGTGCTGTGAGGGCCCGGCCGCTCTGGACACTGACTCCAACTACCTCCGCGGCCTGGGAGCTGCCTGCCTTCCTGGCAGCCTCTCCTCGGCTGGCCAGCCGACCGACGACCGACCGACGACCGGCACTCGTGTTAGGCTGCGGGGAAGGGGGCTGGGCGGGGCAGCCCCTGGTGGCCTGAGAGTCTGGACGCTTCTTATTTATGCCTATTTAagttgggaaggggcagagggagggagccccctgccccaccagccTCCAGCGCCCACCTTCACCCCGCGCTGGGCACAGGCCCTTGCTCTTTGTGCATCTGCCCCTTTCCTTGGCTACAGGTGTGGACATTGCCCCCCAGGGAGGCCGAATggacccccttcccctgcccaccccagcctccccccacctgAGGTGGCAGACCTCGTGgccatcccctccccctgcccgtcGTTCCTCTTCatgtaataaatgttttatttctgaacCTCCTGAATTCCCTTTACTGCCGCTCGGGGCCCAG from Ursus arctos isolate Adak ecotype North America unplaced genomic scaffold, UrsArc2.0 scaffold_14, whole genome shotgun sequence includes:
- the DCAF15 gene encoding DDB1- and CUL4-associated factor 15, coding for MAPSSKSERNSGAGSGAGGPGGAGGKRAAGRRREHVLKQLERVKISGQLSPRLFRKLPPRVCVSLKNIVDEDFLYAGHIFLGFSKCGRYVLSYTSSSGDDDFSFYIYHLYWWEFNVHSKLKLVRQVRLFQDEEIYSDLYLTVCEWPSDASKVIVFGFNTRSANGMLMNMMMMSDENHRDIYISTVAVPPPGRCAACREASRAHPGDPSAQCLRHGFMLHTKYQVVYPFPTFQPAFQLKKDQVVLLNTSYSLVACAVSVHAAGESSFCQILYDHTTSPPAPPSPPGPQSPEVPPALPSPCPEAAPARPPGAPEPSPAIAKAKEFVADIFRRAREAKGGTLEEARPPPCPGPSGSRCRLPSGPLAPGGEVVPRDSPPAAEAPAPEPGYVNYTKLYYVLGSSEGTEPEDEFEDDKISLPFVVTDLRGRNLRPMRERAAVQGQYLTVEQLTLDFEYVINEVIRHDATWAHQFCSFSDYDIVILEVCPETNQVLINIGLLLLAFPSPTEEGQLRPKTYHTSLKVAWDLNTGIFVTVSVGDLTEVKGQTSGSVWSSYRKSCVDMVMKWLVPESSGRYVNRMTNEALHKGCSLKVLADSERYTWIVL